Proteins from one Ranitomeya variabilis isolate aRanVar5 chromosome 1, aRanVar5.hap1, whole genome shotgun sequence genomic window:
- the HSCB gene encoding iron-sulfur cluster co-chaperone protein HscB: MELASHIMWRRCASQWRRACCAGGMVPRLFDAPSTGGVSRVTALLCLARCEPARPVSRRAFISFCSVPLRLLSVSSGSTLCWSCQTTVTGPQLFCPSCSRIQPPDESKDHYQLLDCDRSFNIDVQELQRKYRNLQRLLHPDYFSQKSQHERDISAKQSSLVNKAYNTLLSPLSRGIYLLSLHGITITEGTEGGVDSPVLFEILEINEKLNDIKNEAEIEEIGTFVQDKCQSLIENVRNAFEKGDLEDAKMLLTKMKYYSNLLDQVKKKMVP, from the exons ATGGAGCTTGCCAGCCATATAATGTGGAGGCGCTGTGCCAGTCAGTGGAGGAGGGCATGCTGCGCTGGTGGTATGGTGCCGCGGCTGTTTGACGCGCCCTCTACTGGCGGTGTATCCAGGGTCACTGCTCTGCTTTGCCTCGCACGCTGTGAACCAGCCCGGCCAGTGTCCCGGCGCGCCTTTATATCCTTTTGTAGTGTGCCCCTCAGGCTCCTGAGTGTTTCCTCGGGCAGCACCCTGTGCTGGAGCTGTCAGACCACTGTCACCGGCCCCCAGCTCTTCTGCCCCTCCTGCAGCCGCATACAACCTCCTGATGAGAGCAAGGATCACTACCAGCTGCtggactg TGACCGATCATTTAATATTGATGTCCAGGAACTGCAGAGGAAATACAGAAATCTCCAGCGATTACTACACCCAGATTACTTCAGTCAGAAGTCACAG CATGAACGGGATATTTCTGCAAAGCAGTCGTCATTGGTTAACAAAGCCTACAACACCCTGTTATCACCGCTGAGCAGAGGCATATATCTG TTAAGTCTTCATGGCATCACAATTACAGAAGGTACAGAAGGTGGCGTAGATTCTCCAGTTCTATTTGAGATCTTAGAAATCAATGAGAAACTTAATGACATTAAAAACGAGGCTGAAATTGAAGAAATTGGGACTTTTGTACAAG ATAAATGCCAGTCATTGATTGAAAATGTTAGAAATGCCTTTGAGAAAG GGGATCTTGAGGATGCTAAAATGTTGTTAACCAAGATGAAGTACTATTCAAACCTACTAGATCAAGTGAAGAAGAAAATGGTTCCATGA